Genomic segment of Vitis riparia cultivar Riparia Gloire de Montpellier isolate 1030 chromosome 19, EGFV_Vit.rip_1.0, whole genome shotgun sequence:
ATGATATTGGTGAACTACCACATCCCCGAGTGGAAAACAAGatacattaaatattattaaaaaaaagggggaagaaGATAACCATATGAAGAAACTTCAAGCCCACATCCCAATAACACCTCAGAGACCACAAACACCAACACCCCCAACTTGCAAGTAAAGCAACAATTACCAGTAAGACCCAATGAGGAACGCCAACTGACACCAAATCCCCAGATCAAAGATCAGCAAAGAAGAGTAGCAGGAGCGCAGAAAAGAAAGCAACCAACTTTTCTAGTCTAGACCTGTGTACCAAAGCCTTACAATGAACACCCCCAGAGATACATCCCATTTCAGTACCCATCACTTGCAAGTGAAGCAACAGCCCCCTATGAAGCCAACATCAAGTAGCAGGTAGCAGCCAGCAGCCAGCCACTTTTCCACAACTGGGtcatcccacaatttcaaaccaaaccaaactcctcctctctttctctctctctctccctagAAATTTTAAACAGAatctagagaaagaaaaatgaagagggaaaaagaaggaaaaagaaagaagagatttCAAATCAAAGGAACAGTGTTCAACACACCATTACTATTAGTCTATTACTCACTGTGTTACAGAAAAGGGAGGCTGTCCTTTATTCAAAACTAGTTTTTTATTGGACAAACACATGGAGCAGTCAGTGTGGAGTGTGATTTGAAATGGCATGGCACACAAGGGCTGACTTTTTGGACAATTTCTCTCTCCccacctttttctttcttttcttttttccttagtTTGTCCTCACTTCTCACAGATTACTAGTGTGGCTATGGTCTAAGCGTCAAATTTCAATACCAACATTTGTCTCTTTCTTTATCTCTCGTTGAAAAACACATTATTTAGTGGGTGGAGGTGGGGTTTTGATTCAGGACTTGAGCTTCTCTCCATTTTGGTTGCGATCTAGCCTGGATACCTGGGAGAGAGATCATTCCTATGCCCACTTGCAGTTTCTGCGCTTGTAATCATGCATGCTCCCATCATTGCAAATTTCATCCTAAAATTTTGAGTTCTTGCCCAATTCTTGTGATTCTGAGAGGATTACAAGATCAAAGGCAATATAAACAatttgtgtgtgtttttttttctatagaaaacagttttttaattctaaaaacatgtttaataaaattttgataaaaataatttattctgaaaataagttatttttaataacaattctTTGACAACAGGTTTTAAAAACATTCCCAAATCAAAATCATATAAATGTtctccaataaaaacaaaacaataacaaaaaaacataaaataattttatgtttttagaaatagaaaatatgatgtttttaaaaaatttcatttaaaagttCTCGATTAAGAAAGTATCTGATTTTTATACGTGTCTTTCTCTCAATCTATATTGTTAAGTACAAATCATTATAAATGGTATTAAAATTGATCTTCGATATTGATAGAGGGGTTTATTTAAGATTTGTTTGGTTCAATAAAATGttgcatataaaaatattttttaaaatatatttaaaaatatagaaaacaaatgaattttttgtataaacatttgtattataaaatatcattaaacaatcctttaaaattacttttaaaaattatttttgaaaatacttcttCAATAGTGtattatatttggatttttggattagcattcattaattatttctttcaaaaattacttttttatccagaaaatattataaaaatacttttttttttaaattgagaagAACATGACTTAACATGacaattctaaaattataataattttacaaagcaaattatcttatttattcctatttttaaattaatgatttcagtCAAATAATTAGGTACATATTACACGCGCTAGGAGTGGTCGAGTGAGAGCGGGAGAAAGGAGAGTTGACCGGGAGTATCCGGTGGAGATCACGGGCTACAGCGGTGGATCTAAACGAGAGTCCACATGCCACCTGGGTTGTCCGGTCAACGACTCAACCTAACTCTCATGTGAAACCCACCCAACCCACTTTGGCCTTTTCTccatttctattttgtttttctttttttaatattacttctaaaccaaaatttaaatttttttttattgaattttaaaattatctcttAAAATAATTCccccattaaattatttttaaaaagtgacaaatttatttatttattttcataacatTAGGaatattaatttggaaaaataatttttttgaataatatttttggatttattttaaaaatgacccAAATacttcatatttattttgaaattttaattataatctactcaaaattttgttaaaaaattattataacacTATggtacaataattttttttttcatatattaagaaaaaaaatatttttcattgaataaatatatttaaaataaaaaaatacaacaatTATGCTATCttaatatcatattatattattttgatttgatatgTCAAAGTTGACCCTAAAAGTTGCATATTAAGCCAAAAGGAAATTGACTCTTATGTTTTTCCAAAAGCACATGTAAAAAGTATAGTAACTCATAATGCTATTTTGGCCACATTAACACACTATAATTATGTACCATGGTTATTATGTGAGgggattatatttattttcttttggatttaatatgaaaaatatttttttatttaattaataaaaaatgtttttttttggggggaatgtagaataatatttttgttatataataagGTTAGAGGAAAGCATGTGGGATGGTGCATGGAGTGATGACATGTAGCCCACATGAAGACACATAATAATGATAACTATTTGATGGCCTTTACTCCTTTTGGACTCTTAGTGTGTTATGACCACGCATTTTTAATAGAGTTgggtctttttcttttccctttttgtgGAAAAAGATTTATGAAAAGTGATTactctatttaaaataaataaacatatttggAATGAAAAATTGAACCAATTCAAGTTCTTTAAGTCAATTTGGTTCAATTTTTGTGGATCGGTTTTAACCTAACTCAAtgactttatttgtttttaagcTTAAAGCCcattaatttgagtttttgTTTTATCGTTactctaaaattttatataaaaaaattatcaaatataattatatataagttttaaaacatctgtttagtttaattttcatcgattgcaaaataagaaaatcgAAAACTTTAccaataaatttagttttcaaaaatttcatatcgaattaactttttctatttttgaaaaccgaactaatatgatcaattttaattgttttggattgatttatcggttttttttattttgtttataccTCTGTTATAAAcgtaaatttcaaatattttttcttttataatggATACCATGAAGAGAATGAAGGTGATCCATCATGGTGCTAATGAGCAAAATCTTTGGGGATTTTTAAagatagtttttataaatattttttaaaacatgatagtaaaaaaatcattttaaaatttattggtGTGAggggaaaaaataatatttttatttaaatacaaaaatttgaaGTTGTGTCTTAGAGATttagaatataataaaattgtttcttCAAAATGAATGAAGTATAATTACACTCAAGTCATGTCAGCCAACAgccaaatttcaataaaataaatactcaTAAATTTGTCTCAATTAGtgtaatcattttatttttttccatataattcatttaaattagaTTTGATTGGGTATATCTTATGATTATATcccattgaataaaataaactaaatatttagtttgtaaaaggaataaaaaaatgtgaaatgaaatatattattttttattactcaatatttacttaaaataaaaatcatattatatttcaatatttgttatttaaaaaaatgaaatctatctcatttttaacattatttgaaaattattcaacaatttaaattttagtaattatttaCATACTCAATAATAACATTCAtgattaaaacatttaaaattttataaataacaaattttatattatattattcaaaatttgtatatattaaaaatacatatatataatacattatatatatattataatatatataatgtattatatatatgtatttttaatatatacaaattttgaataatatatatatatatatatattaactataaatttaatttttttttcaaaattttttgttttgcaaaataaataatataaaaatattgaaaaaaaataaatttatgataatctTGATTTAAGATacatatattttatgtaaaagatataaaaaagagATCCGATAATATATTTTACCACTTATTTTATCCAATAttgtattaaatataaaatataatgagtaattaaataatttattctatCCTATAACAAAATCCCGGTATGAGGcaaaatgtattattttatctattatcATATTCCCTTTATATCCAACCAATCAAACCTAGTGTCTCGGAACCTTTTTGTGTTATAGGATTATGAGAAACCATATTCGATAAACTTAATAACTATTTGTTATACCTtctatttcctattttaaaaatagaaattattaataatttccaTATAAGCATAATGAAATATATCTCATTGTATATGTTACTTTACGAATTTAAGTTCATCGGATATAATATTCAAGAATATCGTATTCCACTTGAAATGATATCATAAGATATGCATTTCTTATTCAATAGGTtatgatatcttatgatatacaaattttatctaatataattttaaatcattttttaaattttgatatatcaatcaaattttaaaatgaacttTAATTCAacaaggctatgtttggttaagttatcaaataataaacttgGATTAGCTTCAATTTAAATATGCAAGAGTATTCTAATTGACATAATATAATTTTCCGATTCTTTTAGGTTATGGTTTGTACACGgtgattttgaaggaaaatgtagggaaaaaaaaaaaaacatagaggaaaagtaaaatgaaaggaagagtgaaaaaaaatataaaaaataaattactttatatattatttcataattttcccatttattttaatattttatataaaaattaaataaataaaaatatgtaaaattcttaataattttaattatatttgactttttttttttacatttttcataggaaaataaaaaatgaaaaaatcattttcattatttaaaaatatataattttcttaatagttttaattatatttgacttatatatatatattatagtaaaatcaaatttaaaaaaataatttttcttaatatttttttgtttttgaaatcaaatatagtcTTAATATGCCAAGATCGATGAAAAGAGATTTCAATTTAaggaattagaaaataatttaaattaacttttttccattattttaattattctcgTACCCTCAttatagaaattagaaaatgaaacgaaataataatttaaataaaatatatttatagcttcaaaataattttatttttctttcaattttaaatacCTAAAACACcctaaattattttgtttttaaaattatatagaaCAAAGGCACGTGTAGTCACGTGATCCCACCCAAACGGAGCTATTGTATTTTATGCGAAGCGGTCGTAGCCGGGACTCGGGACTCGGGACTCATGGCAGAGGTCAGGAGCATCGGAGTGGTGGGCGGCGGTCAGATGGGTTCGGGAATCGCCCAACTCGCCGCCGTGCACGGCGTCGACGTTTGGCTTCACGACACCGACGCCGAGGCTCTTACCAGAGCCACCAAATCCATCTCCACTTCCATCCAACGTTTCGTCTCCAAAGGACAGCTCTCTCAGGTTCTGTATACACAGCTCGCCCTCTGTCgctatgtttggttgatgagaaaacatagaaaattttctttttgaattctTATTTTTCTGCTTTATTGTTAATCGGGAATGAAAAAATTGGGCGAACCAAGGCGAGTTGTTGTACTACCCTGGCAATATGTCTCTTGTACCGGTTTTCATTTGTCATCAACCTATTATGTACAGCAAGCCACATAAACGACCGAATTATCTGAGGGCCCCTCCAGCTCCAAATAAGCTTCCATTTATTGTTCGGCGTCGACCAATTGCCTTCCTCTGCTTGGTTGCTGGGAAAACatagaaagaatttttttttttttgatttttatgtttcgttgttaattttggaaatgaaaaGGTCAAGTGCACCTAGGTGAGTTGTTGTACtaccctctgtttggttgctgataAAATGGACGGAGAATTTGAAGGATTTTGCATTAGGGTCtgatgaacaaaaataaataaattttattattcctTTTGGAATTCCAATATCTCTGTAAACGTGGGAGACTTGCCCGTTTGAAGAGTACTATTTCTAGCTTGCCAACTTATTTGTCGGCCTTTGTAATTCCTTGTTTGTCGAGGAGCAGATTGGAAAGGATGCGGAAGGGTTCCTTTGATGGAGAGGCCACGAGGACAAAAAGATTCATTCAATTAGGTGGTCGATTGTATGTTCTAATAAGTAGGATGGGGGGTTCGGGCATTAGGAGACTTGAACCTCTCAACTAAGCCTTAATGGCTTTGGAGATGTGCTTAGGAGCTTTTTGGAGAGAAGTAATTGTGGGGAAAGAAGGTATAGAAGTTTTTTAGTTCAAGCTTGTGGAAGACAATCAGGAAGGTAGGGATGATATTTTATTGAGGATTCAAATATCAGTGGATAATGCTCAGTGTGGATCAAGTTTTGGCACGACTCTTGGAGTGGTGGGTTCTGCTAAAAGATTGGTTTCTTGGGCTATTCAATGATGTGGTACATATAGAGGCTTGGGTGTCTGATTATTGTGATGGGGTTTGCTGGAAGCCAAGGATTGGAAGGAAGTTTATGGACTGAGAGCTGGTTCTTGTAGACTTTTTCGCAGATAATGTGGTTCGCAGATAGTGGAGCCAGGATTTTAGTTCGGGGCAACTTCTAAAACATATGTAAAGTTTGCCAATTACAAAAGATGTGGGCTTTAGCCCAATGGCCAGCCATGACACTTttcggggggggggggggggggggggttgttGCAAACACTAGGTCTGGGATTCGATTCCCCTTGTGAgaagtggaattttttttttttaacattttcaggGGGGGCTCCCTGTCAGACCTTGTTATTAATTCTTTGAATATGAAGATGTTGTCACCTTCCCATCTAGGTTGATTTGGAATTTCTAAGACACCTTCTAAGGttggttcttttttctttttttttgtgtgtggaaACAGGCTTGGGAGAAATTTTTCCCACTGATAATATCATGAGAAGGTGATGGAAGTTGGTCAATCGGTGTTTTCTCTGTAAACTTAATTCTCTGTCTGCATATCATATCCCCATCCATTGTGAATGGGTTTCTGAGTTATGGGCTTTGGTGTTCTCTCTAATAGGTGTGTCTTATGAACTTCTTGCAAACACTAGGTCTGGGATTTGATTCCCCTTATGAgaagtggaatttttttttttaacattttcaggGGGGGCTCCCTGTCAGAccttgttattaattttttgaatatgaAGATGTTGTCACCTTCCCATCTAGGTTGATTTGGAATTTCTAAGACACCTTCTAAggttggttctttttttttttttttttttttttgtgtggaaACAGGCTTGGGAGAAATTTTTCCCACTGATAATATCATGAGAAGGTGATGGAAGTTGGTCAATCGGTGTTTTCTCTGTAAACTTAATTCTCTGTCTGCCTATCATATCCCCATCCATTGTGAATGGGTTTCTGAGTTATGGGCTTTGGTGTTCTCTCTAATAGGTGTGTCTTATGAACTTCTTGCAGATGGCTGTTTTTAGCTTCCCATTGTCTAAgcttagtttttgtttttattgaaaaatgatttagtaGATTATTTAGTGAATATATCTTAAGAATTTGAGTTATGTTCATTATCAAGAATTTGTGCCATCCTTTGACATGTGATGTCTAACGGTAGACTTGTTTTTGggaaaccaaaataaataatgggAAAACAAGATTAGAAGGTCTACTTGATGACAAAAGGGGTTAAATCCATCTCTTCTCAAGCCCTtctgtgattttttatttcaaacttgcgaaaaacaaattcttttcaAACAATCAAATCTTTGTTTCTAGTGGGCTCATGCAAGTTTATATTtcaactatttaaattttactgGTTTTTGACATCTCCTCTTAACAGGAAGTAGCTACTGGTGCTCTGCAACGTCTACGATGTACCTCAAATTTGGAGGAACTTTGTTCTGCAGATGTTATAATTGAAGCAATCGTTGAATCTGAGGATGccaagaaaaaattattttctgaatTAGATAAGCTTGCAAAGGGTTCTGCTATTTTAGCATCTAATACAAGTTCTATTTCCATTACTCGTCTAGCTTTGGCAACTAGCAGACCACGCCAGGTCAGGCCAAACTTCCTGTTTACAGACTTTAGTCATACAAGCTACTTATctagtttatttattcattgtcTGAATTTTTGTTGCAAACATGTATTTCTGGTTTGTAGAAAAAGCTTATTatgtttctttcaaattttacaAAGGGCAAAGTGAATCTATAACAAAGTCATGTAGAATAGCATGAAATGGTTTAGTttccaaatgaaataaaaatttacccTCAAATTCTTAATGCATGCAACTGATGTGCCTCTGAGTAAATAAACAGGTTGTTTGATGTGCccctaataatttaaaatgcatgCATAGTTATACCACAAATTCTTTCACTTGCATTATCATGACTTTAATGGTAAATTTGTGTGTAACCTAGCCTctacataattaaaatatgtttctGAATTCTTAACTGCATAGATTTGTGGATGGCTTGTGAAATCAATATGTTCATCCCAACATAACATACTATATCACAGGTTCGATTAAAAAAGTAACATTCACTTTTTCAGGTTATTGGTATGCATTTTATGAATCCTCCTCCTATCATGAAACTGGTTGAGATTGTGAGAGGTGCAGATACATCAGAAGAAACTTTTAATTTGACAAAGGCCTTGGCAGAGAGGTAATCCACTGAAATACCTTGTCGGTCGCATGGAGGAGGGTGTTTAATCTAGGGAGAAAGGGGATGCATTGCATGCCTAGGATGAAGCACTTAATGGAATAAAGGCTACCTTTTTGCCTgaatattctctctctctctctctctctcaatttttCTGGTGGGATTAGCAGATGCCTATGCTTCATATCATTTCCCTTTTTTGGAGGGTGGGGATGGAGGGCTTGCCTTAGCTCAATATGAGTCTCTTCTATTTTTTAGCATAGGGAAAGGGTTTATCTTTTTTCCTCATCCTTTTGCCATTTATTTAACTGGTGACTGCTGAATTTGCAGGTTTGGCAAGACTGTGATATGCTCTCAGGATTATTCTGGGTTCATCATAAACCGGATTCTAATGCCAATGATTAATGAAGCATTTTTCACACTCTATACTGGGGTGGCAACAAAGGAGGACATTGATACAGGAATGAAGCTGGGAACAAACCATCCAATGGGTCCTTTAGAGCTTGCAGATTTCATTGGTTTGGATGTCTGTATGTCAATAATGAAAGTTCTTCATGCTGGCCTAGGGGACAGTAAATATGTTCCCTGTCCTCTTCTCCAGCAGTATGTTGATGCAGGTCGCCTTGGGAGAAAACGAGGAATTGGGGTTTACAACTATCGTAAAGTAACAGGAGCAACCAACCTATCATCTCGAATTTGAACCTTCGGCATTTTGAGATTATTGAGCTACTCAACATAATGCCTTTGTAAATAATGCTTTTGTATATTTGATCTGTCTTAAGATGATATGGGCAACAAATGCCTACGATGTCAATTACAGAAACCAACAGAAAAAGGAAGGAGGTCCTCAAGCAAACCCAGCCTTTGGATAAAAAGTAACACAAACTTGGTGAAGCAAACTTTTCAAGAAGAATATTCAAGTAAATTTCACTTTCCTTGTGACGTTTATCACATTTTTGACTTTTTGGTTGTTTAATCCCTACTTTTTCTATGCTCCAATTATCAAAAAGtttctcctttatttttttgtcctcTAATGTAGCTTCTAGTGGCCATTCCTGTATGGTACTATTACAATGATGTATAGGGTAGTTTAGATATAATTTTCTTTGACATGAACTGTTAAATGCTGATTAGTTctacctttttttcctttctgtttGCAAGATGGGTTAAAATCTTGCAGAATATATGCTCTTCTCAAATCTGGTTTACCTTAACAAGAACTACATGCAAAGATATTAGATGTTCATGTATAGCCAATTGTTAAGAGGTGTAACAATGTCGCTTTTAAGCCCGATGTTGTATCATCCAAATGATGCTTCTTAGAACAGGCTGGGGGGTATGATGTTTAGCGTCACGAAAGTTGGCTTGATATCAATTGGTTTTAGATGAGATGAAGACATTGGAGCTGGgtattcttaatttttgttaattaatcaTGGAACATCCTTGATTAGGTGGTCTATTAGTATTATTGGTTCATACAATGAATCAGTTGCCATGTTTGTCAAACTCAGGACTGGTTAGAGGGGAATGACCTAATACATTTTATTGATGTTGATCTAATACCAAAGTAGTGATTGATTATGTATACTGGCAAACTAGTTGCTGACCGACTCCACGACATGGCCATAGAAAAAAGATCACTTTTGAAGCTTCAATCCAAACCCTTTAACAGATGCCAGCCATGGTGCTGCATCACGTCACAATTCTAGGatcatttatcatatataaagaTTTCGAAACTTCGATAGGATGTATACACATCCAATGGTCTGCAAGAAGACCATCCCTTTCATGTAGCATAGGAATTGTTGTTTCCCATTGTCTTCATTGATGCTGATATTTGATATATGGGTAGATAATTACTATGTTGCATGTGTTTGGGTATGAATGTTGGATGCAGGTTGGTGTTTAAGTGTCTAAATCCTTGATAACTCAACTTTTAGGTGTGTTGACTCGGTTCAAAAGGATCCAAAGAAGGGGTGTACGTATTGGGATAAGACTTAATTGTGTATAGAGTAGAGGTGATCTTCTACCAACCAAGTTTCATCAGTAACTCTTGGAATCTTTGCTCACATCctttttcaaatatatgtaattaaaaattatttcatttattttaattcgtgcatataaaaataaaataatttaaaattatataaatttataactaattttaattatatttatttttttattttaaaaatacaagaaTATAAACTTTTTATGGTTTTGCCGTAAGTTTATATTCATCGAAGCATGAAGCATTGAAAATTGGGACTTCAGGCATTCTGTAAATTGGATTGCTAAGCTTTTCAGGCACACCATGTGCCTTGCAAATTAGGACTATGTCTTTGTCTCCATAGTCTACCCTATCGGATGCCTTTAATATGGCATTAGGGACAAATTTGGCCTCCTAAAATTCACCGAAGTCAAGTGTTAGGAAATCATTCTTCCTTGAAATTATATCCAAATGCAACTATGAAAGTCCCTTTTTCCAAAAGTTGTAGGCCAATGTGAGGCCAATAAGTCAATCCCTGATACAAAATTGATGATTGATTTGCAATCTTGTCAATTAAGGTAATCTTCATTAACTTACGGGTTAAGATTTGTCTATCCCAAAACACGATGATAAATGAGCAAGATGAAAAGGTGAAAAACATAATTGCGTTTAGATTCTTGTTGATTAGCAAAAGTTTTAATACAAACATGTTAATGTAAAAACAATCGTAtacaaaaatacataaaattttaatacagTTCGATCGACTATGACTATATCCAcgtataagaaaaattattctattatatcataaaaaaatattataaataatacaaaacaaaCATTCTATagtatttcatttcatttatccACATCTTGAATTATTGGTCTTCTCACTTTATTTTATCTACCATACGTAATTTTCATGGTTCATCTATCTTCATCTCATAATTTTTCCCCCTCTTGTCAAAATCTCGTGGTCTATGAAAATTTGAACGTAAGATCAATGTTTCATACTGCTTGCCAGCCCTGCAATCTTGTGTGAGAGACAAAGAATTCGAAAAGGAGTCCTCTTTTGTCAATGGAAATGGCCAACCATGTGACACAAAAGTAGAGCCTATTGAAGAGTGCATTAAGTTCATTGCTGAGCATGGGTAGCCCCACCACATGACCTCCCCCCCACACCCTAAAGCTGGCATTATTATGCATGATTTTATTTCTGAAAGTGACTGAAATGGAATCCAATTGATAatcaataaacaaacaaattattaaaaaaagaaaaagaaaggatgGGAATGGAGATAAGAGTAGGATCTATAGCTTCAATTCCTTCCAATACAAACTGGTTTCCGGCTGCATTTTGAGTACTGCAGGGAAGGCAGCAGAACTGCAGAAGCCATGAAGTTCTTGTTTCAGTGCCCATGTTGCTCTTGTTTCTGCTTCATGAAGCCCAAGAAGGGGAAACCAGCAGTGAAGCAAGCAGCCAATGCAGCAACTGAAGCTACAAAGGAATCTAAGGTGGAGACGAAGGTAGCTGCCAAAGAAGTCAAGGAAGCCAAGGCAGACTGATAATTATATGACTATATCACCACCCCATCAGCCAATTATCAGAATGGAAACTATTCtgattagtatttatttttcttcttcttcttcttcatctttgtacTGAATTGTATGGAGTTTGATCTTATGGAAATGCCCACCTCGAGATCCCTTCAGAACTGTCTCTTTCCTCTGGTTGTCAGTGCTACTgcatattcaaaaataaattgtgatttTGACCAATTTGCCTAGATATGAGAGCACAGTGTGaatcttgtttgttt
This window contains:
- the LOC117909598 gene encoding 3-hydroxybutyryl-CoA dehydrogenase, with the translated sequence MAEVRSIGVVGGGQMGSGIAQLAAVHGVDVWLHDTDAEALTRATKSISTSIQRFVSKGQLSQEVATGALQRLRCTSNLEELCSADVIIEAIVESEDAKKKLFSELDKLAKGSAILASNTSSISITRLALATSRPRQVIGMHFMNPPPIMKLVEIVRGADTSEETFNLTKALAERFGKTVICSQDYSGFIINRILMPMINEAFFTLYTGVATKEDIDTGMKLGTNHPMGPLELADFIGLDVCMSIMKVLHAGLGDSKYVPCPLLQQYVDAGRLGRKRGIGVYNYRKVTGATNLSSRI